A portion of the Punica granatum isolate Tunisia-2019 chromosome 7, ASM765513v2, whole genome shotgun sequence genome contains these proteins:
- the LOC116213853 gene encoding pyrophosphate-energized vacuolar membrane proton pump-like — translation MGSMSEAATQVLIPAAALVGIGFALLQWFLVSRVKVSDSSGADNGYKDRLIEEEEEGVDNLDAVIKCAEIQNAISVGATSFLFTQYKYLSIFMVAFGLIIFLFLGSVKGFSTQSEPCTYNPTNLCKPALANAFFSTLAFLLGALTSVLSGFLGMKIATYANARTTLEARKGVGKAFITAFRSGAVMGFLLAANGLLVLYVSINLFKLYYGDDWEGLYESITGYGLGGSSMALFGRVGGGIYTKAADVGADLVGKVEKNIPEDDPRNPAVIADNVGDNVGDIAGMGSDLFGSYAESSCAALFVSSISSFGVSHDFSAMSYPLIVSAMGIVVCLITTLFATDLFEIKNVSEIEPSLKRQLLISTVLMTAGIAMVSFFALPSEFTIFNFGTDKVVKNWHLFFCVAIGLWAGLVIGYITEYYTSNAYSPVQDVADSCRTGAATNVIFGLALGYKSVIIPIFAIALAIYVSFSLAAMYGIAVAALGMLSTIATGLAIDAYGPISDNAGGIAEMAGMSHKIRERTDALDAAGNTTAAIGKGFAIGSAALVSLALFGAFVSRAGIKEVDVLTPKVFIGLIVGAMLPYWFSAMTMKSVGSAALKMVEEVRRQFNTIPGLMEGTATPDYATCVKISTDASLKEMIPPGALVMLTPLIAGTLFGVETLAGVLAGSLVSGVQVAISASNTGGAWDNAKKYIEAGGSEHAKSLGPKGSDPHKAAVIGDTIGDPLKDTSGPSLNILIKLMAVESLVFAPFFAAHGGLLFKLL, via the exons ATGGGTTCGATGAGTGAGGCGGCAACGCAGGTGCTGATCCCGGCGGCAGCTCTTGTCGGGATTGGGTTTGCTCTGCTTCAGTGGTTCTTGGTGTCCCGGGTGAAGGTCTCCGACAGCTCCGGGGCGGACAATGGGTACAAGGACCGGCTGattgaggaggaggaagaaggggTCGACAATCTCGATGCCGTCATCAAGTGTGCCGAGATTCAGAATGCCATTTCCGTCG GGGCAACTTCTTTCCTCTTCACTCAGTACAAGTACCTCAGCATATTCATGGTTGCTTTCGGGctcatcatcttcctcttcctcggCTCTGTGAAGGGCTTCAGCACGCAGTCCGAGCCCTGCACTTACAATCCCACGAACCTCTGCAAACCTGCCCTTGCAAACGCCTTCTTCAGCACTCTTGCCTTCCTGCTCGGGGCCCTCACCTCCGTCCTCTCGGGCTTCCTTGGCATGAAGATTGCAACCTATGCAAATGCAAGGACAACCTTGGAGGCACGTAAAGGTGTAGGAAAGGCCTTCATCACGGCTTTTAGGTCCGGGGCGGTGATGGGATTCCTCCTTGCTGCAAATGGGCTCTTGGTTCTTTATGTGTCGATCAATCTTTTCAAGCTCTACTATGGTGATGACTGGGAGGGACTCTACGAGTCGATCACGGGTTACGGTCTCGGAGGTTCTTCGATGGCTCTATTTGGGAGAGTTGGAGGCGGTATATACACTAAAGCAGCTGATGTCGGGGCTGACCTCGTCGGGAAAGTCGAGAAGAATATCCCCGAAGATGACCCACGAAATCCTGCG GTCATTGCCGATAATGTGGGAGACAACGTGGGGGACATTGCCGGTATGGGCTCAGATCTCTTTGGGTCCTATGCCGAGTCATCATGTGCAGCACTCTTCGTGTCATCAATCTCGTCATTTGGAGTGAGCCATGACTTCTCTGCCATGTCCTATCCTCTCATCGTGAGTGCCATGGGGATTGTGGTCTGCCTGATCACGACACTCTTTGCCACCGACCTCTTCGAGATCAAGAACGTGAGTGAGATTGAGCCGTCCCTGAAGCGCCAGCTCCTCATCTCGACTGTCCTGATGACTGCTGGGATTGCCATGGTCAGCTTCTTTGCTCTCCCGTCGGAGTTCACCATCTTTAATTTCGGGACTGATAAGGTCGTTAAGAACTG GCACTTGTTCTTCTGTGTTGCTATTGGCTTATGGGCTGGACTTGTCATTGGTTACATAACAGAGTACTACACAAGTAATGCTTACAG TCCGGTGCAGGATGTGGCAGATTCGTGCAGGACCGGAGCAGCAACAAATGTGATATTCGGGCTGGCTTTGGGCTACAAATCGGTCATCATTCCCATATTCGCAATAGCTTTAGCCATTTATGTGAGCTTTAGCTTGGCTGCAATGTATGGTATCGCAGTTGCTGCTCTAGGGATGCTCAGCACCATTGCCACGGGTCTTGCCATAGATGCATATGGCCCCATAAGCGATAACGCTGGTGGAATTGCAGAGATGGCAGGAATGAGCCACAAGATTCGTGAGAGAACTGATGCTTTGGATGCTGCCGGAAACACCACAGCTGCCATTGGCAAG GGTTTTGCTATTGGATCGGCTGCTCTTGTCTCTCTTGCTTTGTTTGGCGCCTTTGTGAGTCGTGCAGGCATCAAAGAAGTAGATGTGCTGACCCCGAAGGTCTTTATTGGGCTGATTGTCGGGGCAATGCTCCCCTACTGGTTCTCTGCCATGACCATGAAGAGCGTGGGGAGCGCTGCGCTTAAGATGGTCGAAGAGGTCCGCCGGCAATTCAACACTATTCCTGGGCTCATGGAGGGGACAGCAACGCCTGATTATGCAACCTGCGTTAAGATCTCGACTGATGCTTCACTGAAGGAAATGATCCCGCCCGGTGCTTTGGTGATGCTTACTCCTTTGATTGCCGGAACTCTGTTCGGAGTGGAGACTCTCGCGGGAGTTCTTGCTGGTTCTCTTGTTTCGGGTGTGCAG GTCGCCATCTCGGCTTCTAACACCGGTGGAGCTTGGGACAATGCAAAGAAGTACATCGAG GCGGGTGGATCCGAGCACGCTAAGTCACTCGGTCCTAAAGGCTCGGACCCCCACAAAGCAGCCGTGATTGGGGACACGATCGGCGACCCCCTCAAGGACACCTCGGGCCCTTCGCTCAACATCCTCATCAAGCTCATGGCAGTGGAGTCGCTGGTGTTCGCCCCATTCTTTGCAGCCCACGGAGGCCTGCTGTTCAAGCTGCTCTAA
- the LOC116213854 gene encoding calreticulin-like, which yields MAIERRKAPNLLLCLALSSLVVIASAGVFFEERFEDGWEKRWVISDWKRDENMAGEWNYTSGKWNGDPNDKGIQTSEDYRFYAISAEYPEFSNKDKTLVFQFSVKHEQQLDCGGGYMKLLSREVDQKKFGGDTPYSIMFGPDICGHSTKKVHAILNYKETNHLIKKEVPCETDQLSHVYTFVLRPDATYTILIDNVEKQSGSLYSDWDLLPPKQIKDPEAKKPEDWDDKEYIDDPEDQKPEGYDEIPEEIPDPDAKKPEDWDDEEDGEWTAPTIPNPEYKGPWKPKKIKNPNYKGKWKAPMIDNPEYKDDPELYVYPNLKYVGIELWQVKSGTMFDNVLICDDVEYAKKFAEETWGKNKDAEKAAFDEAEKKKEEEEAKEDPIDSDIEDEDDDAEADDAGDDSDAETKTADAKEEDDVKDEL from the exons ATGGCGATCGAGAGGCGAAAAGCACCGAATCTGCTGCTCTGTCTCGCTCTCTCGTCTCTGGTTGTGATTGCCTCGGCCGGAGTCTTCTTCGAGGAGCGCTTCGAAG ATGGCTGGGAGAAGCGATGGGTTATATCAGATTGGAAGAGAGATGAAAACATGGCTGGAGAGTGGAACTATACATCTGGTAAATGGAATGGAGACCCTAATGACAAAG GTATCCAAACAAGTGAAGACTACAGGTTCTATGCTATATCTGCTGAGTATCCTGAATTCAGCAACAAAGACAAGACACTAGTCTTCCAATTCTCTGTTAAGCATGAGCAACAGCTTGATTGTGGTGGTGGCTACATGAAGCTTCTTAGCAGAGAAGTTGATCAAAAGAAATTTGGTGGTGATACTCCTTACAG TATCATGTTCGGACCTGATATCTGTGGCCACAGCACCAAGAAAGTCCATGCCATTCTGAATTATAAAGAGACTAACCACTTGATCAAGAAAGAAGTGCCATGCGAGACTGATCAGCTCAGTCATGTTTATACCTTTGTCCTTCGCCCAGATGCTACCTACACTATCCTGATTGACAATGTCGAGAAACAATCTGGTAGCTTGTACTCTGACTGGGATCTTCTTCCACCGAAGCAGATTAAGGATCCTGAGGCCAAGAAA CCTGAGGACTGGGATGACAAGGAGTATATTGATGACCCGGAAGACCAGAAGCCAGAG GGATACGATGAAATCCCAGAAGAGATCCCGGATCCTGATGCCAAGAAG CCTGAAGACTGGGATGATGAGGAGGATGGGGAGTGGACAGCCCCTACCATTCCCAACCCTGAGTACAAAGGTCCATGGAAGCCAAAG AAAATTAAGAACCCCAACTACAAGGGGAAGTGGAAGGCACCAATGATTGACAACCCAG AGTACAAGGATGACCCTGAACTGTATGTCTACCCCAACTTGAAGTATGTCGGAATTGAACTGTGGCAG GTGAAATCTGGAACCATGTTCGACAATGTCTTGATTTGCGATGATGTTGAGTATGCGAAGAAGTTTGCTGAGGAAACATGGGGCAAGAACAAGGAC GCTGAGAAGGCAGCTTTTGATGAGgcagagaagaagaaagaggaggAG GAAGCCAAGGAAGACCCAATTGATTCTGAT ATTGAGGATGAAGATGACGACGCTGAGGCTGACGACGCTGGAGATGATTCTGATGCTGAAACAAAAACTGCTGACGCCAAGGAGGAGGATGATGTTAAG GACGAGCTATAG
- the LOC116213856 gene encoding universal stress protein A-like protein isoform X2: MAGVMAAGEERKERRILVAVDDSEESMYALSWCLANVVSENPANISKDTVILLYAKPRPAVYTAMDGTGYSFSSDIVAMTERYNNRVADSVMEKAKRMCEEFSDVKVETRVENGDARDVICQVAEKLDPDVLVMGSHGYGIIKRALLGSVSYYCAQNVKCPVLVVKKPKSSVSN; the protein is encoded by the exons ATGGCAGGAGTAATGGCAGCGggagaagaaaggaaggagAGGAGGATACTGGTGGCGGTGGACGACAGTGAGGAGAGCATGTACGCTCTCTCGTGGTGCCTCGCCAACGTCGTCTCCGAGAACCCGGCCAACATCTCCAAAGACACCGTCATCCTCCTGTATGCAAAGCCTCGTCCTGCTGTTTACACTGCCATGGATGGCACCG GGTACTCGTTCTCGTCTGACATAGTGGCGATGACGGAGAGGTACAACAACAGAGTGGCCGACTCTGTGATGGAGAAGGCCAAGAGGATGTGCGAGGAATTCAGCGAT GTTAAGGTAGAGACGAGGGTGGAGAACGGGGACGCGAGGGATGTGATCTGTCAGGTCGCGGAGAAGCTCGATCCCGACGTGCTGGTCATGGGGAGCCATGGCTATGGCATCATCAAGAG GGCTTTGCTGGGGAGCGTGAGCTATTACTGTGCACAGAATGTCAAGTGTCCTGTGCTGGTCGTGAAGAAGCCCAAATCCTCTGTTAGTAACTGA
- the LOC116213856 gene encoding universal stress protein PHOS34-like isoform X1 encodes MAGVMAAGEERKERRILVAVDDSEESMYALSWCLANVVSENPANISKDTVILLYAKPRPAVYTAMDGTVLAGYSFSSDIVAMTERYNNRVADSVMEKAKRMCEEFSDVKVETRVENGDARDVICQVAEKLDPDVLVMGSHGYGIIKRALLGSVSYYCAQNVKCPVLVVKKPKSSVSN; translated from the exons ATGGCAGGAGTAATGGCAGCGggagaagaaaggaaggagAGGAGGATACTGGTGGCGGTGGACGACAGTGAGGAGAGCATGTACGCTCTCTCGTGGTGCCTCGCCAACGTCGTCTCCGAGAACCCGGCCAACATCTCCAAAGACACCGTCATCCTCCTGTATGCAAAGCCTCGTCCTGCTGTTTACACTGCCATGGATGGCACCG TGCTGGCAGGGTACTCGTTCTCGTCTGACATAGTGGCGATGACGGAGAGGTACAACAACAGAGTGGCCGACTCTGTGATGGAGAAGGCCAAGAGGATGTGCGAGGAATTCAGCGAT GTTAAGGTAGAGACGAGGGTGGAGAACGGGGACGCGAGGGATGTGATCTGTCAGGTCGCGGAGAAGCTCGATCCCGACGTGCTGGTCATGGGGAGCCATGGCTATGGCATCATCAAGAG GGCTTTGCTGGGGAGCGTGAGCTATTACTGTGCACAGAATGTCAAGTGTCCTGTGCTGGTCGTGAAGAAGCCCAAATCCTCTGTTAGTAACTGA